From the Methanomicrobiales archaeon genome, one window contains:
- a CDS encoding argininosuccinate synthase, which yields MGNGTVVLAYSGGLDTSICIPLLKEHYSYERVVTAVVDVGQPKSDIDLAEKKGRALADDHYTIDAREDFVNGHVFPSIRANGCYEGYPLGTALARPLIAGKIVDLARDVGADAIAHGCTGKGNDQLRFDFIIRSAGFRLIAPVRELNLTRDWEIEYARKHNIPCQAVKENPYSIDENCWNRSIEGGRLEDPAFHPPEEIYRWTASVANSPDTPEVVSIGFSDGVPVSLNGERLKGIDLVQRMNAIAGRHGVGRNDMIEDRILGLKAREVYEHPAATALITAHRDLEGLVLTRQELAFKAIVDERWSELAYMGLVHEPLFDALNAFIDKTQERVTGIVDLQLFKGQARPIGRSSPFALYAGDLVSFDSTALDQCTAEGFSRYFGLQAQLLQQVRRRARKE from the coding sequence CTGTGGTGCTTGCATACTCCGGAGGTCTGGATACCTCGATATGCATTCCGCTCCTCAAGGAGCACTATTCGTACGAACGCGTTGTCACGGCGGTTGTGGATGTGGGTCAGCCAAAGAGCGATATCGACCTGGCAGAGAAGAAGGGAAGGGCACTCGCCGACGATCATTACACGATCGATGCCCGAGAAGATTTCGTCAACGGGCACGTCTTCCCCTCCATTCGGGCGAACGGCTGCTACGAGGGCTATCCTCTGGGCACCGCTCTGGCACGCCCTCTTATCGCCGGCAAGATCGTCGATCTGGCCAGGGATGTCGGAGCCGATGCCATCGCCCATGGCTGCACCGGCAAAGGAAACGACCAGCTCCGCTTCGACTTCATCATCCGGAGCGCCGGGTTCCGCCTGATCGCCCCTGTCCGCGAACTCAATCTCACCCGTGACTGGGAGATCGAATACGCACGGAAGCACAATATCCCGTGCCAGGCGGTGAAAGAGAACCCCTACAGCATCGACGAGAACTGCTGGAACCGCTCCATCGAGGGGGGGAGGCTGGAGGATCCCGCCTTCCATCCTCCCGAGGAGATCTACCGCTGGACCGCGTCCGTCGCCAATTCGCCCGACACTCCCGAGGTGGTCAGTATCGGCTTTTCGGATGGTGTGCCCGTCTCGCTCAATGGCGAGCGGTTGAAGGGCATCGACCTGGTGCAGCGGATGAACGCGATCGCCGGAAGGCACGGTGTGGGGCGGAACGACATGATCGAGGACCGAATCCTGGGGCTGAAGGCCCGCGAGGTGTACGAGCACCCTGCGGCAACCGCCCTGATCACCGCTCACCGCGATCTCGAAGGGCTCGTGCTCACCCGCCAGGAGCTCGCCTTCAAGGCGATCGTGGACGAGCGCTGGTCGGAGCTCGCCTACATGGGTCTCGTCCACGAACCGCTGTTCGATGCCCTCAACGCCTTCATCGACAAGACGCAGGAGCGGGTGACCGGCATCGTGGATCTGCAGCTCTTCAAGGGGCAAGCCCGCCCGATAGGCCGCTCGTCTCCATTCGCCCTCTACGCCGGCGACCTGGTCTCGTTCGACAGCACTGCCCTCGATCAGTGCACAGCCGAGGGGTTCTCGCGCTACTTCGGGCTCCAGGCTCAGCTGCTCCAGCAGGTGCGGCGGAGAGCGCGCAAAGAATAG
- a CDS encoding methanogenesis marker 14 protein: MCARFFGRFFKPRPHIVKSPPPPSIAHGAGMNIPEYRVKPYFICASVEMGNTTTKCILTGTNLETGQSYVINKTVGMSRDIRKPKPGEEIFGETLDGTQITRESVTELIRDTLVKCHRDANLSIQDDLDFVVRSTGVVAEMETPDQVGEFVIALANGCLLAGVPPRKMTPPMSKDNLPKRLQPYSYADKVVFVGAVAGVIPPLGSTGVEMVANEMEGELAMAGIKEGAKWTPVDFRNPCVTIDFGTTLDGRITSDVPPDAENPFAKTIGNFCGLAGAIPDAIVRGTGLVEKQKGTALDLLGERSVEGGLARRKSALVEEYVERCHAHIDIRTVPPDRRKFGRVPVYADVAEKSGVTLIGCDCGVNGSDIGKLEEIGADIQENHDIGLLTAVVDSVCARMALRLVDVAVHQGLVPPNASIGFTGRAAISGRKPEYILEGIAERNLFENPGDHLVFVDDGLARGAAVMGRCMLSLGKPKNPLGGVRGGRCIMARRINVGK, encoded by the coding sequence ATGTGTGCGCGATTTTTTGGGCGTTTTTTCAAACCCAGGCCCCATATCGTCAAGAGCCCGCCTCCCCCCTCCATCGCCCACGGGGCGGGCATGAATATCCCCGAGTACCGGGTAAAGCCCTATTTTATCTGCGCTTCCGTGGAGATGGGTAACACCACCACCAAGTGCATCCTGACCGGCACGAACCTGGAGACCGGCCAGAGCTACGTCATCAACAAGACCGTGGGGATGAGCCGGGACATCCGCAAGCCGAAACCGGGCGAGGAGATCTTTGGAGAGACGCTGGACGGCACACAGATTACGCGGGAGTCAGTGACCGAGCTCATTCGGGACACACTGGTGAAGTGCCACCGGGACGCGAATCTCTCGATCCAGGACGACCTGGACTTCGTGGTGCGGAGCACCGGGGTGGTGGCGGAGATGGAGACGCCTGACCAGGTGGGCGAGTTCGTGATCGCGCTCGCGAACGGCTGCCTGCTGGCCGGGGTCCCGCCCCGCAAGATGACGCCGCCGATGTCCAAGGACAATCTGCCGAAGAGGCTGCAGCCCTACAGCTACGCCGACAAGGTGGTCTTCGTCGGCGCCGTGGCCGGAGTAATCCCGCCGCTCGGGAGCACGGGCGTGGAGATGGTGGCGAACGAGATGGAGGGGGAGCTTGCGATGGCCGGAATCAAGGAGGGGGCGAAGTGGACCCCCGTGGACTTCCGGAACCCCTGCGTGACCATCGATTTCGGGACTACACTCGACGGGCGCATCACCAGCGACGTCCCCCCGGATGCGGAGAATCCATTTGCCAAGACGATCGGTAACTTCTGCGGTCTGGCAGGGGCGATCCCCGACGCCATCGTGCGAGGGACCGGTCTCGTGGAGAAGCAGAAGGGCACTGCCCTGGATCTCCTGGGGGAGAGGAGTGTGGAAGGCGGTCTGGCGCGGCGAAAGAGCGCGCTGGTGGAGGAGTACGTGGAGCGCTGCCATGCGCATATCGACATCCGTACGGTGCCCCCGGACCGGAGGAAGTTCGGGCGGGTGCCCGTCTATGCCGACGTGGCAGAGAAGAGTGGCGTCACTCTGATCGGCTGCGACTGTGGTGTCAACGGGAGTGATATCGGGAAGCTGGAGGAGATTGGAGCCGATATCCAGGAGAATCACGACATCGGGCTGCTCACCGCCGTCGTGGATTCCGTCTGCGCGAGAATGGCCCTCAGGCTGGTGGATGTGGCCGTTCATCAGGGGCTCGTCCCGCCGAACGCCTCGATCGGTTTCACGGGGAGGGCCGCCATCTCCGGACGGAAACCGGAGTACATCCTGGAGGGTATCGCGGAGCGGAATCTCTTCGAGAACCCCGGCGATCACCTTGTCTTCGTGGACGATGGGCTGGCGCGGGGCGCCGCTGTCATGGGGCGGTGCATGCTATCCCTGGGCAAGCCGAAGAATCCTCTGGGCGGGGTGCGGGGCGGACGATGCATCATGGCACGAAGGATAAATGTAGGCAAATGA
- a CDS encoding pyridoxamine 5'-phosphate oxidase family protein: MVTLTDEIKAVFAKNKIFPVATASREGVPNVAPIAFVQIADDETIWVGDNYMVKTLANVKENPKMAIFFWDPDSKRCFQVKGDVRVETSGARYEKMKATMKAKNEAYPAKSLLVLSVKEVFECTPGKNAGKKVL, translated from the coding sequence ATGGTAACACTGACTGATGAGATAAAAGCCGTGTTTGCGAAGAACAAGATCTTCCCCGTCGCCACAGCATCCAGAGAGGGGGTGCCGAACGTGGCGCCGATCGCCTTCGTGCAGATCGCCGACGACGAGACGATCTGGGTGGGGGACAACTACATGGTCAAGACGCTTGCCAACGTGAAAGAGAACCCGAAGATGGCGATCTTCTTCTGGGACCCCGACAGCAAGCGCTGCTTCCAGGTGAAAGGCGACGTTCGCGTGGAGACGAGCGGTGCCCGCTATGAGAAGATGAAGGCGACCATGAAGGCGAAGAACGAGGCGTACCCGGCCAAGTCCCTCCTCGTGCTCTCGGTGAAAGAGGTGTTCGAGTGCACGCCGGGCAAGAACGCGGGAAAGAAGGTGCTCTAG